ACTGTGCTACAACCCACCACCACTTATCTGTGCCTTGACTGTCCTTCTAGTTAGGTGGCAGAGACACGTGACCCTTATTCATATGTGATATCCATTCTGTGTGTACTGGACTTTTCTTTCTCAAAGCAAACTGTGATGGATCTTTGTGACTCTTGGCAGCCGCAAACATGGGGATACAAATCCAGTATGGTTCACTCTTGGGATTCGAGAGGTGCTCAAGGGTTGGGACAAGGGTCTGAAAGGCATGTGCACAGGAGAGCGCAGGAAACTGACTGTCCCTCCATCTCTGGCATATGGCAAGGAAGGAAAAGGTAACATAGACTAGTAGTAATACACAAACAGATGTTAGAGAGGGTCTTTTGATTCTAATTCCCCCATATCGCTCTGTTTATATTGCAGTGGTTATCAAAGTGGGGTCCGGGGACCTCCAGGGGGTCCCCAACAAAAAGgggaatcatttattttcactataattTCATCCATAAGTAACCATGGCAAATTGTATGACTGTTTGCTCATTGGGTTCATTCACTTTATGtgataaaacatctaaaagcaaaaaaatgtatcaagtaGGGGACCCTGGGGCAGTCTTATCAGATGTCTAATTTGagtcagtttaggggtccttgatgtgaaaaagtttgagaaccactgttctATTGCACAACCTTTTTTGGTTTACAGGCAAGATCCCACCGAGCAGTACCCTCATTTTTGATATTGAGCTCATGGAGATCCGGAATGGTCCCAGGTCACACGAGTCTTTCCGGGAGATGGATCTCAATGATGACTGGAAGCTCTGCAGAGAGGAGGTGTGACATTATTTTAAACCGTTTTTCTTTTGgcattaagtattttttttgctattaGTGAATGTCATGATTCTGTCTGCACTACAGGTGAAAGAGTACCTGAAGAAAGAATTTGAAAAACATGGATACTCGCCAAATGACACACACCATGAAGTGATGGTAGATGACATCTTCAAAAATGAGGATGAAGATAAAGATGGTTTTATATCTGCAAGGGAATTCACCTACCAACACGATGAGCTCTAAAAGATCTGATTTCatctactttttaaaagtagtgTTTGTGTCATGAATCCCCTCCAAAATAGAGACCTAAGTTGAGGAATTAGTTGAATTAGTTACTTGGCTTGTTTTTATACTGCAGTTGAACAGTATTGTCTCATTTTTAGTTGAACATTTTATGGAAAATGAAATCCATGATGAATTTATACCTCCATTTGCACTGATAATCTCACCACCTCAGATGAATTTAGGCTACAGTATTATATTTTTCTTAAAGATTAcatgaaataaatgtctgtgTCATCCTTGGTGATGTGATACTAGATGATAATTCTTCTGTGTACGTCTTTATTGATCACTAGAGGGCACTCTTGTTCTAGACTTTAGGAAAGTATTATGCTTACAACTctttatgaaatgaaatttcaaaacaaaacagcaacaatgCACTTTCAGTTTCTAGATGTCATACTGTTTCTGGAAGCTCAAAGTGACAGTAGCCACATATACAATTTAATGCCATCAGGAGTGAAACACAGAACACTATGCCTTAGGTTCATATAGATGAATATTCCAAACACGCCTTAAAGGAATATCATTGaatttatttcacttttgtaTTCAATTCACGTATTATAGTGAGCCTTAAGCAACCATCAAATCCCCTCAGTGGCATCCATAATGTACATTTTGCAGTGAATAAACAGAAATGCTATTTAAAACAATATCCAAATGCAAAATGGCCTCATTGAATTTGGAGTAGGAAACACCGTTTTTGAGTTAAGTTATTTTAGAACAATCCATATATAGTAGGGGAAAAAAATTATGTCTGTCAAATTACACTAATTATATGTCAAATATGGGAGTCAACATATGACAAGTGACTCTTACTTGGATCATTGATTACTaaaataatgtcaaataaaatgtcctataaatatatttaaaagtaaGTATTATAGTAAAATATCTATAGTATCTAAGACTCCCTGGAAAAAGAGATTATTTACTTTATTCCAATTGAGATACACAAAGTAAATCGGCTATCTAGTATCAACAGGAAGCACAGTCTGTTTCAAAGAATCCAGTGAGATGTGTGATAGCTGTCAGCGCTGTTCTCAGTCTATTCTTTTTCTCAAACCATACAAATTAAGGCTTTGTAAGATTTTGGTTGAGTGAATCTTGAAAGTGGACCAGTAACCCAAgttaaattgactaaaaaataaattctgatGATGCAGTTAAGATAGAGGAGGATGCAATCTCTTTCTCCCACAACAGCAAAGGCTTAACAACAAGCATATCAGCACCATGAGTATTAAAGCCACGGAAAGACATATCACAGTTGCCCCAGAGGGGCATGGAAATCACACCATAATAAGTAACACTGTAGCATACATGTAGGCATGCTGCAGTTGTGCATTTCAACTGCTATTTTAGTCACCAACTTTAACTAGAACTAATCCTATTGCAAATATTTACATAAGAAAGAGGTACTTTTGATGTTTTGCAATGCTGAAATTACGTTTTGATGAAGGCTGACATGCATCAGTGATATTCTCAGGAACCAGAAAGATTTTttagagcgagagagagagtgccATTAAAGCAGCAAGCCACAGTGTGAACACTGTGGTGCAACTATGTCTTCTCTCACAAAGAGCACCACTGTTTTTCTCACCAAGGAAGTGCATATGGTATCTGGTAAAATTCCACCCTGCTGACCACACCTGCAGGTAAAACTGGCCGAGTGGTAATGTTATATGGCAGGACAGATTGAATATTAGATAAGCTTCGACATAAAATACCTCTCAAGTATATGGCAATAGCTGTAACAAGATTTATAAAAGGTTGTTAACCACATTTCTGTAATTTGCTGTGCTTCAGGAAACAAGCTTTGATCACAGGCATCGGGCTGGGCCTTTCTTCTCTCTTAACCTCCTCTACAGCTATCCCACTCACAATGCGGTAGGATCATGTTAAATGGAGACAAACATTGGCAGAAAGTACAACAGGTCACACTATTTTCAGAACAGGTCACACTATTTTAAACTGAAGTTATCTTTGCTTTAATAAGTCAACATttgataaattacatttttaattgcaaccatcacaaaaatacattttgataaaatGGATTCGTAGAAAGGATTTACTTTAATCACATCAAACCAAGTGTTAAAGAAACATGCTTGGTTCAGCTGTAGTATGACTACTGACTTCTATGGCACCGTGAAGTGAATGGCAACTGCTTCTGCACTGAGCAATGTTACTGGCattcataaaagaaaaaaatgggttCCAGATTATATTTGTTTACCTGAAAATATCCAAAATTACAACATGTAAATGGAAATACTACAAAACTGGCAACCAACATGTGTGCAGAAGAATTTTGCAATAGGACATGTGAATTAAAATGACCAGTATTTGTTCCACCTATGTATTCCTCACCATAACACGGAGTACACTGACAATGGTAAATCCACAAACTGTCTCTCttctgattcttttttttttctccattgtgATCAGTTTTGTATTTAGACATCAATTCAACAAACATCATTCTCAACAGTATATATTATTGTGACAAAAGGACATGATGCagattaaaagacaaaaataaacatctttacaaaataaatcttTACACTTGTTGCAAAAAGTGCTTCATGAGTGCCAAATTGTCTCATATTTTTAGTACCCACAGTTAAAATATTTACCATTGCGTGATCTGATTTGAGCTACAGTTACATTTCAACTAGCGTTCCCACTAAAATTAACAATATGCACACATGTAAGGTGGGAACATTAGCTATGCTGCTGCTGTGAGGCCTGGTTTACATAGCGACGGCACTGATTGACGGTCTGCCTGGGGCAGATTTCACACAGCGCTGTCATCATGACTGAGTCTACACCAGGTAGTGACAGTCTTCAAATTAAACAGAAGAGGGAACAGCACTGTAGGTACTCAAAAATACTGGATCCTTTCCTAATATAAAAATGATGGTCTTGGCTGGGTATAAACCCCAAAATGTACAGTAACAAGACAATGTGAACACTAAACCAACTTCAACTAAAACAGTCATGCGAGAAAGAAGCGTTTCAAGTTCAATTTGATCACAAACTAAACTGAAACGGCATTAGAATCAAGGTGGCTTGAATTTCCTTTTTGACAGAATAAATAAACGTCCTTAGTTTCGGGCCTGTATGCCTCAGTCCTTAGAACAAGACATCTTCATGCTCTATCATAAGCTGTATCACTAGTTTCTGCTGCCTCATGTCATTCAGGGTTGTCAAGGCATTCTGCTCCGGTGGCTGCATAAGCGTTGGACCATAGACAATCCCCAGGTTCTCGGAGTTCATTAAATTGTCCTTTTCAAACTGTGTCAccctgtaaaacaaaacaagatatcTAGTCTGGGGAGTAGAATTaggcaaaatacaaaaacagccaaatgttttaaaatatttggaTCTGGCATCATTCTATTGTTTCCTTActttcaacaaatcccatgaaaagaccaacaTCAATAATGTGTAAGTCCATCTCTCAATACTTTTAGCCTTCTGAACTATTTCGGTGGATTAATAGGCTTAATTATATCATAATACAGCTAGACATTGTAGTTTATTTAgcaaatgttacttaaaaaGGAGCAACTGTGAACTTTCAGGGGactatttttataataaaacatttatattttaaggACCAATAAACAGGCGGAGCTCTAGTGAGTATTTCTGGCAGTAGTATGATGTATGTGAGATCAACTCAAAATAAAGTACAGTGCCCATGTTCATTGTAATAAAGGAATATAGCCTAACTTTTTGGACAACGTCAATGGAGGTCTACGGCACAGGATTATGCTATGGGGAGAAGATGTACATGGCTTTAGCCATACATGCAATACTTGTTAGTTGGAATAATTTATTGTAGGTGTTGGTCTTTACAAAGGATTTTAATTTAGTTCATTACATACAACAACTAAAAACATTGCATGTCCTTGCATTGATGACTTGTGTGTCTGAACTGACCTCTTGAGGTGAGCCATCAGGTAACGGAGGGTCTCGTAGTGGGCTGGGGGGAGCTGCAGCACACTCTCGTGGATGGCCTCCAGTCTGGCATCAGCATTTGGTATTTCTACATTACATTAGTCACACGATTAGTATCAGAGCACTGCAAGGTACCAGTAACATAGTGATGGCATGGAATAGCCCAGAGTGGAGGAGCCCTTACTTGCAGCTTGAATAAATTTGGAATACAAGTCAAACGTAATGACTGGAATGGGAAGGTCTCTTAAGTAGAGCTTCAAAGCACCAGCAATGATGTTGATGTCTGCATAGGCACTGGCACTGATGTCAGCCTTTTCACCATCTGTTAATGAAAACCATATCATTTTATTTGGATataattagaaataaaggctGAATGTTCCTGTCTATGTCACAAAATAACGGACAGTGCTATTTTGTGCTCTACTGCAGCTGAAACAAGCTTCTCATTTAAAAGTATGAACTCGTGAACTAAAACCTCAGAGACCGGAATCCTGCGGCAAATAAATCTGATGTCAACAAACCTCGGTCAAAGGCAAGCCTCACGTCCTCTATGTGCTCTGAGAAGCCAGACACTCGGTAGAGACCTTCCGATTTCATACCTGCAAAAGAAATTTGGGAAGCTTGTCTCAGTTTTTTGGGGGATCACCTTCCCTGCCTCCCATTCTGCAACATAGGCATAAAAAATGAAGGGGAGGAAATATAGGCAGCTATTCAAAACTCATCATCATGGCAAATAAATTGCAGAATATCTGCATGTTTAAGTTAATTTACTAATCAAACTTTATgatctgcttttctttctctatAATTATTGATGAGTTTTAATGTGAAGACTATTGGCTGCATTCTACCTCTCAGCTCTATTTCTCGAATACACATATCCACCACCATGGGTCGTGTCGTGTTGTGAGCTTTGACGAGTGTGGTGAGGTCACAgctgaaaactttttttatccTGCGCAGGTCCGGCTGGCAGTCGCTCGGAACCAGtttggaacactgtttgtgtacatTCAGTCCACAATCTAGAAGAGCAAGAGGGAGATaaacagagatagagagagtaAGAGATTGGTCTCAGACTGATGATAAGATAACCATCACAAGGGCTTAAGACAGCAGTTTGAAAAGGTTTCCCAGAGTCAGTGATAAAATGCACTGTCAAGCAACACAGCCGCAGCTAAGCTGTCTCAATGCACTGCGCCACAGGTAGATAACAGCAAACATGGCAGCAGGGGCTCTTGTTGTAGTTTAAGTCCCATGGAGCGTGTTGGACAGCTGGCAAGAGCAGACTGTATGTGAGAAGTACGCCTGCTTCTGTGGCGGCACAGCATGgaatgaaaaggttttaaaaggAGCCATATTTGTAGACAAGGGCGCGTGACCGAAATTGTTAATCTTAAAGGCGTTTTCACTGCCTGAGCGACGTTAACGCTGGTCTGCTGATTGGGGCCCTTGCTCTCTGTCAGTGCTTGTAGAGAGAGTGTAGCAAAagataagaaagaaaatagaCGCTAGGCAGTGAGTAAGAGAGGACAAGTAAATCTCTCCTATTTCACATTGCACATGAGGTGTCTGATGATACCAGTGTTTGCCTCTGGCATATCAGCCTGGCTAATGTCTCAACAACAAACACTCTATTTAGGGAGAAAGCCACGGAGTCCACTTATGTGCACATCAGTTTCATGACTGTGTCTGTGCAGTGAACGTATCTTGTGACCAAGGAGGCCATGAAAACTCCACTGAACTCTCATACCCAATCAATCACTTAGATCTGCTGCTATATTTGGTGAACAACCACAGTACGTTTGGCCTGTGTTTGACTTGTGTTTTATCATCATTTAGTATTGTATTTGTAGTGATTTTTGATGACAGAATAACTTACATGTGGATATAAATGCTGTCAGCGTACTGCATCACGTGGCATTTATGTGCACAGTTATAATGGGAACTAGAACATACTGTGTAAAAACACCTAGTTGCCTCTCAGTTGGCGTGACTGTGATTAAACATTCTTGAAGGGAAGAGGGTTCAAAAGGAGGGCTAGAAATTATAgaaacgtgtttgtgtgtgaagaaTATACTTTTTAATGAATCACTGACAGGAGGATCTTAACTTGTTAGTCACAGACAACAAGAAAATAACCATAAAAATTGGCATAATCAAAGCACtaattaaaagggaaaaaaacataactgaaaCATCTGTGACAGGACATAGTTAGCCACAGCTAATTGTAATTGGATCACAGTGTGATCCAATTATTCTAAAATATTGACATTCTTTGTGT
The Etheostoma spectabile isolate EspeVRDwgs_2016 chromosome 6, UIUC_Espe_1.0, whole genome shotgun sequence genome window above contains:
- the chn2 gene encoding beta-chimaerin isoform X2; amino-acid sequence: MESRPKYYGREFHGMISREYADELLVAAEGSYLIRESQRQPGTHTLALRFGHQTLNYRLFYDGKHFVGEKRFESVHDLVTDALITLYIETKAAEYIAKMTTNPIYEHLGYTSLLKDKMVHRLSRGRTEPRRVTFQGDDRISSPLVRRSALKDTQEKQCSYEKIHNFKVHTFRGPHWCEYCANFMWGLIAQGVRCSDCGLNVHKQCSKLVPSDCQPDLRRIKKVFSCDLTTLVKAHNTTRPMVVDMCIREIELRGMKSEGLYRVSGFSEHIEDVRLAFDRDGEKADISASAYADINIIAGALKLYLRDLPIPVITFDLYSKFIQAAKIPNADARLEAIHESVLQLPPAHYETLRYLMAHLKRVTQFEKDNLMNSENLGIVYGPTLMQPPEQNALTTLNDMRQQKLVIQLMIEHEDVLF
- the fkbp14 gene encoding peptidyl-prolyl cis-trans isomerase FKBP14, whose amino-acid sequence is MIIFSICSILPSLFLFVTGGKLPEPEVKIEVIHKPFMCYRKSKYGDMLLVHHEGFLESNGTMFYSSRKHGDTNPVWFTLGIREVLKGWDKGLKGMCTGERRKLTVPPSLAYGKEGKGKIPPSSTLIFDIELMEIRNGPRSHESFREMDLNDDWKLCREEVKEYLKKEFEKHGYSPNDTHHEVMVDDIFKNEDEDKDGFISAREFTYQHDEL